The genomic window ACAGAGGAATACCGCACCGCTTTTACCGAGTGGCGCATGAAGGAAAACAACCGCTTCGGCTACAAGTATGTCAAGGACACCCGTGAGCACACCTACGCATTCGGCGAGGGCTTTGAAACAGAGCTTGCCTCCGACTCGGAGCGTACATCGCTCAAATACTGCTCCTGCATCATCGGCGGAACGCTGCTGATATCGGCTGTTATAAGGTTTTTCCAGGTAATGTACGACAGCCGTGCAGGCCACCTGCTCGCAGGCTCGTCTATAGAGGTCTACGGCAGCACCCGACCTGCCGATGCCGCATCGACTGTCATGCTCTCGATGTTCAAGCCGTTCTCGATACTCGTATGCATACTTCTTATGTGGCTTTTCACAAGGCTGCCGAGAAAGGTCTTCATACCGCAGGGCAAGATAAAGCCTGCAAGGCACATATATGGGCTGCTCGGCCTGGTGGTGGGAGCAGCGGCTGCCTGCTACATATTGTCCATACTTTTCAAATTGATCTTCAATGAGGAGGTCATGTCCGTGCCGGGAGGGTTTGTCTGGTGCAATGACATGGGGCTGAACGTCCACTGCATCGGTATGCAGTATCTTATCACCCCCTTGCTGCACGCAATACTTGTAAACGGCATGATACTACAGCTGCTTCGGCAGTTCGGTGACTCGACAGCCATTATACTTTCAGCCGCCGCCGAGAGCATCATGGCGATAAACCTCACAAACATCGGCACGCATTTCGTGCTCGGCATACTCATATGCATAGTCACCATAAAGACAGGCTCGATAAAGTATGCTATCATTTCGAGGGTACTTATAAACCTTGTATTCTTCACGCTCAAATACATCGACACATCATACCCCACTGGCGAGAGCGAGCTTTATCTGCTGCTTGCGAGCGCTTTGTTCCTCGGCATCGGGCTTTTCTCGCTCGGAAGGCTCATCAGCTTCAATGATTACAAGATAAACATCAGAAACAGCGAGACACAGCTGCCGTTCATCGACAAACTGAAGACATTCGTGACCGCCATGCCCACCCTTTCGTGGCTGGCTGCAAGCATCATCGTATGGCTTTACATCGTGGTGTCGTGACATGGACGAGCGTTTCATGAGAGAGGCGATAGCCCTTGCAAAGCAGGCCGCAGCTTTAGGCGAGGTGCCGGTCGGGGCAGTCGTTGTAAAGAAAAGCACCGGCGAGATAGTAGGAAAAGGCTTCAACCGCCGTGAGACTGAGCGCTCGCCGCTTGCCCACGCAGAGCTTGAAGCCATAGCTCAGGCGAGCAAGCGTTTAGGCGGCTGGCGGCTTATCGACTGCGAGCTGTATGTGACACTGGAGCCCTGCCCGATGTGCAGCGGCGCCATAATAAACTCCCGTATCGAGCGTGTCATCTTCGGCGCATTTGATAAGCGCTTCGGCGCCTGCGGCTCGGTGATAACGCTGTTTGACCTGCCCTTCAACCACCGCCCCGAGCTTATCGGAGGTGTGCTGGAGGAGGAATGCGCAGGGATCATGAGTGGGTTTTTTAAGGAGCTTAGGATGAAGAAAAGCAAATCACCCCAAAATCAGCTTGACAATACCGAATAATTATGATATAATATGTATATAATAATGATAAGAAGGAGGGATATCTATGATAATCAAACCGTCAACTGCTTTAAGAAACGAATACAATAGCATATCAGAAATATGTAAAAACAAAAAAGAACCGGTTTTTCTAACCAAAAACGGCGAGGGCGACCTTGTTGTTATGAGTATAGAGGAATATACCTATCGTGAAGAAGTTCTTGACCTCAGAGAAAAACTTCTCGAAGCCGAAGAACAACGTATCAGGGGCGAGAAGACCTACTCACAAGAAGAGGTCAATGATATCATAGAGGGAATAATCAATGGAAGCCAACAAGCAATATAAGGTCGAATACCTTCCCTCAGCTTTGCGGGATATATCTCAGATAGTTGCATTGTATGCAACACTAAGTGGTAAAAGCTCAGCACAAAGGATAAACAGACTATTCAATAACAGGGCAGACAGCATTTCCCTATTCCCCTATTCATCTGTTCGAGTTCCAAAGGAAATAGTTGCAAGATATGACTTTTATATGGCCATTGTAGAAGATCACCTTATGATATATAGGATTTTTGAGGACGAGAATAAGGTCGTTTTTTACAGAGTATTAAACGGTAAAACAAATTATGCAAATATATTAAAGAGAATAGCGCCATAAAAGCAAGATACTGTTGATTACAGTATCTTGCTTTTTCACCCCAAACACAAAACCCACCGCACCCCCGAAGGGAAGCAGTGGGTCTTATATTACACAATAATTCTATAGGATAGGCAATTAATTAGTCCTTAACACCAGTAACAACGCCGGAACCAACTGTTCTGCCACCCTCACGGATAGCGAAGCGGAGACCCTCTTCGATAGCGATAGGAGTGATGAGCTCTACGTCCATAGAAACGTTATCGCCAGGCATGCACATTTCCTTATCAGCAGGAAGTGTGATAACGCCGGTAACGTCAGTTGTTCTGAAATAGAACTGAGGTCTGTAGTTGTTGAAGAAAGGAGTATGACGGCCGCCCTCTTCCTTCTTCAGAACGTAAACCTGGCCGCTGAACTTTGTATAGGGGTGGATGCTGCCGGGCTTGCAAAGAACCTGACCTCTCTCGATCTCTGTTCTCTGGATACCTCTGAGAAGAGCACCGATGTTGTCGCCAGCCTCTGCATAGTCGAGGAGCTTTCTGAACATCTCGATACCTGTAACAACAGTCTTCTTTCTCTCTTCTGTAAGACCGATGATCTCAACTTCATCGGACATATTGAGCTGACCTCTTTCAACTCTACCAGTAGCAACTGTACCACGGCCTGTGATAGTGAATACGTCCTCAACAGGCATAAGGAAAGGAAGGTCTGCCTTTCTCTCAGGTGTGGGGATGAAGGAGTCAACAGCGTCCATAAGGTCAAGGATCGGCTTGTAAGCGGGATCGCTAAGATCGTCGGGAGCTTCGAGAGCTGCAAGAGCAGAGCCCTTGATGATAGGAGTATCATCGCCAGGGAACTCATACTTGTCGAGGAGCTCACGGATATCCATCTCAACGAGCTCGAGGAGCTCTTCGTCGTCAACCTGGTCAGCCTTGTTCATGAATACAACGATAGCCGGAACGCCAACCTGACGAGCAAGGAGAAGGTGCTCTCTTGTCTGAGCCATAGGGCCGTCGGAAGCAGCAACAACGAGGATAGCGCCGTCCATCTGAGCAGCACCTGTGATCATGTTCTTTACATAGTCTGCGTGTCCGGGGCAGTCAACGTGTGCATAGTGACGGTTCTTTGTCTCATACTCAACGTGAGCTGTGTTGATTGTAATACCTCTCTCTCTCTCTTCGGGAGCAGAGTCGATATTAGCGTAGTCCTTCTTCTCAGCAAGACCCTGCATAGCAAGTGTCTTTGTGATAGCTGCTGTAAGAGTTGTCTTACCGTGGTCAACGTGACCGATGGTACCGATGTTTACATGGGGTTTTGTTCTTTCAAATTTTGCCTTTGCCATTGGAATATTCCTCCTTAAAATAAATTTAACGTAAAAATCAGCGTAATATTATTATATCACATTCTGATAAGTTTTGCAATAGATTAGCAAAAAATTTTGTATTTTTTTATGCTTTTTTCCTCCCCGCTGCGCAGCGGAGAAGAAAAGCGCACAATACTCTGATATTAGTTCTTGGATCTCGAAGCCACGATCTTGTCCTGAAGGCTCTTGGGCAGCTCGATGTAGCTGTGAGGCTCCATTGTATAGTTTCCTCTTCCCTGTGTCTTGGAACGAAGGTCGTTGGAGTAACCGAACATCTCGGAAAGCGGAACGAGTGCGTCCACCTGAGCTGTACCGTTTCTTGTCTCCTGACCCTGGATCTGACCACGTCTGGAGTTAAGGTCGCCGATAACTGTACCCATATAGTCATCAGGAGCGATAACTGTGACCTTCATGATAGGCTCGAGGATAACAGGGTCTGCCTTAGCCATAGCCTCCTTGAACGCCATAGAACCAGCGATCTTGAATGCCATTTCAGACGAGTCAACTTCATGGTAAGAACCGTCGTAGAGTGTTACCTTTACGTCAACAACAGGATATGCTGCGAGCACGCCTGCTTCCATAGCGCCCCTGATACCTGCATCAACAGCAGGGATATATTCCTTCGGGATAGCGCCGCCGACGATGTTATTAACAAACTCGTAGCCCTTGCCGCTCTCGTTAGGCTCAACAGTGATCTTAACGTGACCGTACTGACCCTTACCACCGGACTGCTTAGCATACTTGTGGTCAACGTCAGCCGACTTTCTGATAGTTTCCTTATAAGAAACCTGAGGAGCACCAACGTTTGCCTCGACCTTGAACTCACGCATGAGTCTGTCAACTATGATCTCGAGGTGGAGCTCGCCCATACCTGCGATGATCGTCTGACCGGTCTCTTCATCTGTCCATGTCTTGAAAGTAGGATCCTCCTCAGCGAGCTTGCTGAGTGCGATACCCATCTTTTCCTGACCTGCCTTTGTCTTAGGCTCGATAGCGAGCTGGATAACAGGCTCCGGGAATTCCATGGACTCGAGTATTACAGGGTGATCCTCGTCGCAGAGTGTATCACCTGTAGTTGTATTCTTAAGACCAACTGCAGCAGCGATATCGCCGGCATAAACCTCCTCGATATCCTTTCTGTGGTTGGAGTGCATCTGAAGGATACGTCCTATTCTCTCAGACTTGTCCTTAGAAGCGTTATAGACATTGCTGCCTGCCTTGAGCACGCCCGAATAAACTCTGAAGAAGCAGAGCTTACCAACGAACGGGTCAGTAGCGATCTTGAATGCAAGTGCTGCAAACGGCTCGCTGTCAGAGGAAGGTCTCTCGCACTCCTCGCCGGTCTCAGGGTTAACGCCCTTGATATGGTCGATATCTGTAGGAGCGGGCATATAGTCTATGATAGCGTCAAGGAGCTTCTGAACGCCCTTGTTTCTGTAGGAAGTACCGCAGCATACAGGTACGAAGGTATTAGCTATAGTACCCTTTCTGATGCACTTCTTCATTTCCTCGATAGTGAGCTCCTCACCCTCGAGATACTTCTCCATGATCTCCTCGTCCTGTTCTGCGACAGCATCAAGAAGAATGGATCTGTATTCCTCAGCCTTATCCTTCATATCATCAGGGATATCTGTGATCTGGATATCTGTGCCGAGGTCGTTAGTGTAGATATAAGCCTTCATCTCGAGAAGGTCGATAAGGCCCTTGAAGTCGTCCTCAGCGCCGATAGGGAGCTGTATAGCGACTGCATTACACTTAAGTCTCTCATGGAGCATATTCATAACGTTGTAGAAATCTGCGCCCATGATGTCCATTTTATTTACATATACCATTCTCGGTACTTTGTAATTATCAGCCTGTCTCCAGACTGTCTCAGTCTGGGGCTCAACACCGCCCTTAGCACAAAGAACTGTTACCGAGCCGTCGAGTACACGCAGAGATCTTTCAACCTCAACTGTAAAGTCAACGTGTCCGGGAGTATCTATTATGTTAAGTCTGTGCTTGTTCCAATAACAGGTCGTAGCAGCGGAGGTGATTGTGATACCTCTCTCCTTCTCCTGCTCCATCCAGTCCATCGTGGAAGCACCGTCGTGTGTCTCACCGATCTTGTGGTTGATACCGGTATAGAAAAGGATACGCTCGGTAGTAGTTGTCTTACCGGCATCGATATGTGCCATGATACCAATATTTCTGGTATCCTGTAAAGAGCATTCTCTTGCCATAAATCAAAATCCTTTCCTTTATTACCATCTGTAGTGAGCGAAAGCCTTGTTAGCCTCAGCCATTCTGTGTGTTTCGTCACGCTTCTTGCATGAACCGCCCACACCGTTGAGTGCGTCAAGTATTTCTGCTGCAAGTCTTTCCTTCATTGTTCTTTCGTTTCTCTCTCTGGAGAACTTGGTTATCCAGCGAAGACCGAGTGTCTGTCTTCTGTCAGGTCTAACCTCCATAGGCACCTGATAAGTAGCACCGCCGACACGGCGAGCCTTTACCTCGAGCTCAGGCATGATATTGTTCATAGCCTCCTCGAAAACCTCAAGTGCAGGGCGGCCTGTCTTCTCCTCTACGATCTCGAATGCGCCGTAGACGATCTTCTGTGCAACACCCTTCTTACCGTCGAGCATGATGTTATTTACAAGTCTTGTAACGAGCTTTGAATTGTATACAGGATCCTGCAAAACGTCTCTCTTTGCAACTCTGCCTCTTCTTGGCACTTTGATTCCCTCCTTCACAAATAAATGAATTCACAGGTACTCGCTCTGTAGCCTTATTCTACAGCCCCGTCAGTTCCAATGCAGAGTTTATATAGCATATATATAAATCACTCCACATATAAACTGTGGTCTCCGCACACCTTTATGTATGCGGCAATGAGTTTGTGTCTTTTGAGTTTTGAGCTAATTACTTGGCAGCTCCAGCCTTAGGTCTCTTTGCGCCGTACTTGGAACGAGCCTGCATTCTCTTTGCAACGCCCTGTGCATCGAGTGTACCTCTGATGATGTGGTAACGCACACCAGGGAGATCCTTAACTCTTCCGCCTCTGATAAGAACAACGCTGTGCTCCTGAAGATTATGGCCTATACCGGGGATGTAAGCAGTTACCTCGTTGCCGTTTGTCAGACGTACTCTGGCGATCTTTCTCATAGCTGAGTTAGGCTTCTTAGGTGTAGCTGTTCTTACAGCGGTGCAAACGCCTCTCTTCTGGGGGCAGCTCTGGTCAATAGCTATCTTCTTCTTAGAGTTATAACCCTTCTGAAGAGCAGGTGCTGTTGACTTTGTTTCGAGATCCTTTCTACCCTTTCTTACTAACTGGTTAAAGGTCGGCATATCAACACTCCTTTCTAAAAAACTACATATACCGATAATTATTCAGCATACTCAAATATTATACACTCATTTCCCTCATTTGTCAAGCATTTTCGGCGCATTACGCCCTTGTGGAATTAAACAAACTTTTCCCCTGCCCGATATCCATTATTGACCGATAGCTCAAAAATCGGCAGCTTTAACAGAAAGTTTACAACTTGGCCGGTAACGCTGCGCTCAGTGAATAGTGAATAGCCCCGGAGCGGCGCTTGGTCAGTTAACAGTTAACAGGTAACAGGTAACAGTTGTGGTGTCGGCTTACGCCGACGAGATGCCCATTCGGGCAATATGTGACCGAGGAAAGGTCAGTCCGAAGGGGGTGGCGCAGGCGCAGCCGAAGCAGGGGTGGCGCATGAGCTATCTGCGACAGCTCGAAAGCCCCCCTACCGTAGCGTAGGGATAGGGAAAGAGTTCCCTTGAAGCTATTCTGTGGGAGTTGCTTACCTTCAAGGCGGCTTTCTCGCTTCCAAGGGGTACACGAGGGGCTTTCCGGTCGCCCCTCGACCCTTCGGATGTGCGGCTTCGCCGCACCTTAACTATTCACTATTCACTATTCACTCTTCACTATTCACTGAAAAAGCCCCCAAAGGGGGGCTTTTTATTATCCTTGCTCGCAGAGCCGGTCGTAAGTCTCGCCGCCGTCGTCGGAGAAGACTATCACACTCGGGGAATAGCCGTAAGAACGGCCGTAGTTGATGTAATAACCCAGATATTTGCCGCTTGCGTCCTTAATGTGGAATATCCGCCCTGAGGCGGTGGTGTCGCCCTTTTCATCGTACATAACACAGAAGATATTCTCATTTAAGCCGAGATGGATAGCGAGCAGAGGCTGATCCTTGTCGCCTGTTTCGGCTACGGCCTTCTGGTGCTTTGCTATCTCCTCGTCCGCACCGGCAACGAATATGCCAAGAGTGCTGTAGCCGGTCTTCTTGTCTTTCTTCAGAAACTTATCATATTCATGGTCGTATTCGTCTTCAAACTTCCACAGCTTAATGTCCTCCGGTATATCGTACTCAAACACATAATGCAGCGAGCTTTCATCATGCTCCTCACCGTCAGCGTATATCACAGTCTTTACCGTGTGGCCGCCGAGAGCATATTCGGGCATGACGCCAATGCAAAACGGATAGCCCTCATATTTTGAAGGCTCTACGCTTTCCTCGCTGAGCAGTATGCCCTCGGGCATGAGGTATTGCCTGTATTTGAGGTGCCCGGCCTTGCCGTTTGCGTAAAACATCATATATGCAGAATATCCGTCGGTCAGATATCCCGGGCTTGTTATCTGTAAGCCGTCGGTATAGCCCTTGTCAGTACCCTCGGGGATATCATCGCCTGCGGAGTATACGCTCTGCTCCTCGCCGGGGGTGCCGGCTGCAAGCTGCGTTTTCACGTTGTCGTGGTAGTATTTGAGCGTGTAATACTGACCAGCTACATCGTTATCAGTGGCTTTCAGTATCGTGTCGAACGCATCGTCCTCGGAGGACACGTTTATCTCCTCCTCCGACGGCTCGACCTTTATATCCATATGATAAAGCCCGTAGCGCTCGTCGTTGGTGTTCTTTATATCGTCATCGTCCATAACGCCTAAGAACTCGTCGTCATAGAACTCGCCGACAGAGTATACATTGTAGAGGTGGATATCCGTTATCAGGTCATCAAATCCGCCCTCGGGCAGCCTGCCTGTAAGGCTTATATCTATCCTGACATACCATGCATCGCCGCCGTTTACAGCACTCATTTTTGAGCTTTTCGGCTTTATCTCGGTGCCGGTGTTCTTGTCGTATATGCAGGCGTGTACAGCGAAGTCCTCGTTTATATCCCATTTCGTACCGTACGCCAGGATATCAGAATCTTCCTCCATTCTCAGAAACGCCGTCAGCGTGCTGCCGGTAATTATATACCCCTCGCAGCTGCTTTTGTATCTGGAATATTCCTCCATGTAGTAAGGAATATCCTCTGTATGGGCGGCCAGTTCCTGCGAGCAGCTCTGTGCTATGCCGTTGTCTCTTGTGTATATAAGGCCGCAGCCGTTTTTCCTAAGCTCAGCTGCAAGCTCTTTGCACCTTTCCTCGGTCGCTCTCGGGTAGTAACAGGACATCTGCTTCACGAGCAGGCTGTTTTCCGTCTCATGAGCTTCCCTGCTGTCTGTCATGGTGGGAACAGTTATCTTCTCTTTATCTGCCTTGTCGCCCTTGTCTTCTCTGAGCAGCAGAAAGCCCTCGGCACCTATCACCAGCGCAAGTGCCGCAGCTATTGCCGCCTTCCACCAGCCGCCGGTCTTGACCTTGGCGTATATCCCCTTGCCCTGTGCTATCTTTTTAGCACGGTCTTTCCAATCGTCGGGGGTCTGTATCTTGTCTATCAGCTTCATGCTATCCTTCATAAGCCGGCTCTCCTTTCCCCTCGTATCCCTCATACGCTCCACGCAGTTTGTCTCTTGCTCTTTTGAGTGTCGAGCGAACGGTGTTCTCACGTTTGCCTGTTATCCTTGCTATCTCGGCGACCGTATAGCCCTCGTTGTAGTAAAGATACAGCATATTCCTGTAATTCTCCGGCAAAGTGAACAACAGCTCTACAAGCTCCAGCTCCTCCTGCTTTTTAAACGGCTCGGTCACGTCCGGCATACTCACCTGCCGGTGTCTGAGCATAGATCTGAGCACCGACTTACACTCATTATACGCCACCTTTGCGAGCCATTTCTTTATATCATCAGGCCGCCTGCCCTTTTTGAGCGTGATGAACAGCTTTTCAAATGCCGAGAGATAAGCGTCCTGCGCATCTATCATATTCCCGAGCATGAGCACGCATATCCTTGTCACCATATCGGAATATTCATCGACAGCACTGTCAAAAAGCTCATAGATATCATTTTCATTTTCGTCCACTTACACCACCACACTTTCCACACACAGTTTGAGAGGCAGCACACCGCAAAAGCTCTATTTTCAGACACGGCAAATTAATTTTGGATGGGCGGTGTCCTGCCTCTCTATAAATAAAGACGCCGCACCCCGGCGTTTTATTGCACCGGGGTTTGTAAACTTTATATGAACAGCCTTTTCAGGTAACAGGTTACAGGTAACAGGTAACAGTTGAGGTGCGCCTGACGGCGCTAATGGCCATTCGGCCGTTCCTTTCCGACAGCATAGCGTAGCGTAGGGCTTGCCATTCCGAAGGGTCGAGGGGCGACCGGAAAGCCCCTCGGTGTACCCCCTGAGGACGAGAGAGCCGCCTTGAAGGAAAGCTGACCCCACAATTTAGCTAAAGGGGTAGTCTCTCGCTATCCTTACGCTACAGGTAGGGGGGCTTTCCGGTCGCCCCCCTGCGTCAGCAAAGCTGCCGCCCACCCCCTTCGGGTGCATATCCTACGATTTAGCTGAAATCGTCCGACTAATAGGCCGAATGGCCATACGTCGGCGCAAGCCGACACCTCAACTCACTATTCACTATTCACTATTCACTCTTCACTATTCACTATTCACTGAGCGCAGCGTTACCGCCCGAATGGGCATTCGTCGGCGTAAGCCGACACCATACCTGTTACCTGTTACCTGTTACCTGTTACCTGACAAAAAGCAGCTCCCTCACATTCCGTGAGAGAGCTGCCTGATAATCAGATCATGTGATAAGGATTGAGCGGCTCGGAGCTGAGCGTGCTGCTGCTTGTCTCGTTCTTGATGACAGTTACATTGTTGTAAACGTCAAGACCTGTGCCGGCAGGTATCAGCTTACCAATGATAACATTTTCCTTAAGACCAACGAGCTTATCCGTCTTGCCCTTGATCGCGGCATCGGTAAGAGCCTTTGTTGTCTCCTGGAACGAAGCTGCCGACATGAACGAGTCGGAGTTCGAGGAAGCCTTTGTGATACCCTGTAATACAGGTACTGTCGAGATGAGCCTTGCGTCTTCAACGCCTGCATCTATCTCCTTCTGTATCTCTGCGTTTATTGCGGCTACTTCGCCCTTGTCGATAAGAGTGCCGGGCAGCTGGTAGCTGGAGCCTGCGTCGTCTATCTTGACCTTTCTCATCATCTGGCGAACGATGACCTCGATGTGCTTGTCGTTGATATCAACACCCTGTAAACGGTAAACCTTCTGAACTTCGGTGATGATGTAGTTCTCGACTACCTCGATACCGCTTACTTCAAGAATGTCAGCCGGGTAGATAGAGCCCTCTGTCAGAGGCTGGCCAGCTGTTACCTGGTCGCCCTCGTGTACCTTTATCTTGTAGCCGTAAGGAACTGTGTAGCGCTCCTCAGCAGGCTCTGATGTGTCCTCGGAGGTAACGACTATCTGCTTGTTCTTCTTTACTTCTTCTATCCTTACCCTGCCGGCAACTCTCGTAATGATAGCTGCACCCTTGGGCTTTCTGGACTCGAAGAGCTCTTCAACTCTCGGAAGACCCTGTGTGATATCACCTTCACCCTTTGTAACACCGCCGGTGTGGAAGGTTCTCATGGTAAGCTGTGTACCGGGCTCGCCGATAGACTGAGCAGCGATGATACCAACAGCCTCGCCTATTCTTACAGGGTTGGAGTTTGCAAGGTTTGCGCCGTAGCACTTAGCGCATACGCCGTGCTTAGCTTCGCAGGCAAGTACCGAGCGTATCTTTATCCTGTCCTTGCCCTCTGCTTCGAGCGCTGCGATTATACGCTCTGCATCGTGGCCTGTTATGAGCTTATTGTGAGAAACTATCATCTCGCCTGTCTTGGGATCCTTAAGATCTGCTGCGAGATATCTGCCTGTAAGTCTCTCCTTGAACGGCTCGATCATCTCGTTGCCGTTCT from Ruminococcus sp. NK3A76 includes these protein-coding regions:
- a CDS encoding sigma-70 family RNA polymerase sigma factor, with amino-acid sequence MDENENDIYELFDSAVDEYSDMVTRICVLMLGNMIDAQDAYLSAFEKLFITLKKGRRPDDIKKWLAKVAYNECKSVLRSMLRHRQVSMPDVTEPFKKQEELELVELLFTLPENYRNMLYLYYNEGYTVAEIARITGKRENTVRSTLKRARDKLRGAYEGYEGKGEPAYEG
- a CDS encoding type II toxin-antitoxin system prevent-host-death family antitoxin, encoding MIIKPSTALRNEYNSISEICKNKKEPVFLTKNGEGDLVVMSIEEYTYREEVLDLREKLLEAEEQRIRGEKTYSQEEVNDIIEGIINGSQQAI
- the tuf gene encoding elongation factor Tu, with translation MAKAKFERTKPHVNIGTIGHVDHGKTTLTAAITKTLAMQGLAEKKDYANIDSAPEERERGITINTAHVEYETKNRHYAHVDCPGHADYVKNMITGAAQMDGAILVVAASDGPMAQTREHLLLARQVGVPAIVVFMNKADQVDDEELLELVEMDIRELLDKYEFPGDDTPIIKGSALAALEAPDDLSDPAYKPILDLMDAVDSFIPTPERKADLPFLMPVEDVFTITGRGTVATGRVERGQLNMSDEVEIIGLTEERKKTVVTGIEMFRKLLDYAEAGDNIGALLRGIQRTEIERGQVLCKPGSIHPYTKFSGQVYVLKKEEGGRHTPFFNNYRPQFYFRTTDVTGVITLPADKEMCMPGDNVSMDVELITPIAIEEGLRFAIREGGRTVGSGVVTGVKD
- a CDS encoding type II toxin-antitoxin system RelE/ParE family toxin, translating into MEANKQYKVEYLPSALRDISQIVALYATLSGKSSAQRINRLFNNRADSISLFPYSSVRVPKEIVARYDFYMAIVEDHLMIYRIFEDENKVVFYRVLNGKTNYANILKRIAP
- the tadA gene encoding tRNA adenosine(34) deaminase TadA, whose product is MDERFMREAIALAKQAAALGEVPVGAVVVKKSTGEIVGKGFNRRETERSPLAHAELEAIAQASKRLGGWRLIDCELYVTLEPCPMCSGAIINSRIERVIFGAFDKRFGACGSVITLFDLPFNHRPELIGGVLEEECAGIMSGFFKELRMKKSKSPQNQLDNTE
- the rpsL gene encoding 30S ribosomal protein S12, whose product is MPTFNQLVRKGRKDLETKSTAPALQKGYNSKKKIAIDQSCPQKRGVCTAVRTATPKKPNSAMRKIARVRLTNGNEVTAYIPGIGHNLQEHSVVLIRGGRVKDLPGVRYHIIRGTLDAQGVAKRMQARSKYGAKRPKAGAAK
- the fusA gene encoding elongation factor G, which encodes MARECSLQDTRNIGIMAHIDAGKTTTTERILFYTGINHKIGETHDGASTMDWMEQEKERGITITSAATTCYWNKHRLNIIDTPGHVDFTVEVERSLRVLDGSVTVLCAKGGVEPQTETVWRQADNYKVPRMVYVNKMDIMGADFYNVMNMLHERLKCNAVAIQLPIGAEDDFKGLIDLLEMKAYIYTNDLGTDIQITDIPDDMKDKAEEYRSILLDAVAEQDEEIMEKYLEGEELTIEEMKKCIRKGTIANTFVPVCCGTSYRNKGVQKLLDAIIDYMPAPTDIDHIKGVNPETGEECERPSSDSEPFAALAFKIATDPFVGKLCFFRVYSGVLKAGSNVYNASKDKSERIGRILQMHSNHRKDIEEVYAGDIAAAVGLKNTTTGDTLCDEDHPVILESMEFPEPVIQLAIEPKTKAGQEKMGIALSKLAEEDPTFKTWTDEETGQTIIAGMGELHLEIIVDRLMREFKVEANVGAPQVSYKETIRKSADVDHKYAKQSGGKGQYGHVKITVEPNESGKGYEFVNNIVGGAIPKEYIPAVDAGIRGAMEAGVLAAYPVVDVKVTLYDGSYHEVDSSEMAFKIAGSMAFKEAMAKADPVILEPIMKVTVIAPDDYMGTVIGDLNSRRGQIQGQETRNGTAQVDALVPLSEMFGYSNDLRSKTQGRGNYTMEPHSYIELPKSLQDKIVASRSKN
- a CDS encoding CPBP family intramembrane glutamic endopeptidase; the protein is MESEKEYLIDIASDSTYAGQTEEYRTAFTEWRMKENNRFGYKYVKDTREHTYAFGEGFETELASDSERTSLKYCSCIIGGTLLISAVIRFFQVMYDSRAGHLLAGSSIEVYGSTRPADAASTVMLSMFKPFSILVCILLMWLFTRLPRKVFIPQGKIKPARHIYGLLGLVVGAAAACYILSILFKLIFNEEVMSVPGGFVWCNDMGLNVHCIGMQYLITPLLHAILVNGMILQLLRQFGDSTAIILSAAAESIMAINLTNIGTHFVLGILICIVTIKTGSIKYAIISRVLINLVFFTLKYIDTSYPTGESELYLLLASALFLGIGLFSLGRLISFNDYKINIRNSETQLPFIDKLKTFVTAMPTLSWLAASIIVWLYIVVS
- the rpsG gene encoding 30S ribosomal protein S7, whose protein sequence is MPRRGRVAKRDVLQDPVYNSKLVTRLVNNIMLDGKKGVAQKIVYGAFEIVEEKTGRPALEVFEEAMNNIMPELEVKARRVGGATYQVPMEVRPDRRQTLGLRWITKFSRERNERTMKERLAAEILDALNGVGGSCKKRDETHRMAEANKAFAHYRW